A region from the Acidobacteriota bacterium genome encodes:
- a CDS encoding glycogen debranching protein: GLRSLSPSDPQYRGRYTGGPAERDAAYHQGTVWPWLMGPFITAYVKVNGGSTEARSQAAEWLKPLQEHLSDGGLGQISEILDGDAPQRPCGCIAQAWSVGEVLRAYVEDVKGFRPSAQAPVRPSITQTA, encoded by the coding sequence CGGCCTGCGCAGTCTGTCGCCTAGTGATCCGCAATATCGCGGACGCTACACCGGTGGTCCGGCAGAGCGCGACGCCGCGTATCACCAGGGAACCGTGTGGCCGTGGCTGATGGGACCATTCATTACTGCCTACGTGAAGGTAAATGGTGGGAGCACGGAGGCTCGCTCGCAGGCTGCAGAGTGGCTCAAGCCTCTTCAAGAACACCTGTCCGATGGCGGACTGGGACAAATCTCAGAGATCCTCGATGGCGATGCGCCCCAGAGGCCGTGTGGGTGCATTGCTCAAGCCTGGAGCGTTGGAGAAGTGCTGCGGGCGTATGTGGAAGATGTGAAGGGCTTCAGACCATCAGCACAGGCACCGGTGCGCCCCTCGATTACCCAAACGGCGTGA
- a CDS encoding NRDE family protein, with translation MCTLTIVTRDNGYSLAMNRDEQLTRNDAVPPVKVDLQGTSVVYPRNSAGGTWVAVNERGIALALLNWNDVPQPTTEKARSRGAVIPALVGCSSLAEVRNALSGLDLSDVWPFRLVGVFPSGQMICEWNWNQEKLETPAREWRSQHWFSSSLSDARASEKRGEVCQAAWTSTDAGTLPWMRRLHASHANGPGPFSLCVHRESVGTLSYTEIDCGLESIACRYWAGQPCEQVEPGDAVGLVRK, from the coding sequence ATGTGTACTCTGACCATCGTCACCCGCGACAACGGCTACTCTCTCGCGATGAATCGCGATGAGCAACTAACTCGAAACGACGCTGTACCGCCCGTCAAGGTCGATCTGCAAGGAACCAGCGTCGTCTATCCCCGCAACAGCGCTGGCGGTACATGGGTAGCCGTAAACGAGCGCGGCATTGCCCTTGCGCTTCTGAATTGGAACGACGTACCGCAGCCCACCACGGAAAAAGCGCGCAGCCGCGGCGCGGTAATTCCCGCGCTCGTCGGCTGTAGTTCTTTGGCGGAAGTACGAAACGCCTTGTCGGGGCTTGATCTAAGCGACGTGTGGCCCTTCCGACTGGTGGGCGTGTTTCCCTCGGGGCAGATGATCTGCGAATGGAATTGGAATCAAGAGAAGCTGGAAACACCCGCGCGTGAATGGAGATCACAGCATTGGTTTTCGTCGAGCCTGTCCGATGCCCGGGCCTCGGAGAAGCGCGGAGAAGTCTGCCAGGCTGCGTGGACATCGACAGACGCTGGAACTCTGCCATGGATGCGGCGTTTGCACGCCTCTCACGCGAACGGCCCCGGACCTTTTAGTCTGTGCGTGCACCGCGAGAGTGTCGGTACGCTCAGTTACACCGAAATCGATTGTGGTTTGGAGAGTATTGCGTGTCGGTATTGGGCCGGCCAGCCGTGCGAGCAGGTCGAACCTGGCGACGCGGTGGGTTTAGTTCGGAAGTGA
- a CDS encoding VTT domain-containing protein, with amino-acid sequence MFPHLPFPETQTTLALSIFLFTFAYEDGATLLAATLGAAGKLDVRLGFVSAFLGIWIGDMGLYALGSSLGRRAATARWSRRFISDETLVQAEVWFKKRGPLTVVMSRFLPGSRLPLYVTAGILKLPARLFSIITGICAAIWVAAIFGVWHYAPRLPWLTGRKAPGLLIAAFLLAPAFLSRGPALLKRVGLLIRKYQRWEFWPAWMFYPPVAAMCVWLGLRYRGFSLPTVANPAFRNGGVVGESKIEILQALMQVAPEAVADGCLIAAGNVAQRREAVDRLRSEQRIGYPFVLKPNVGQRGAGFKLMNCAADVDSYLTQVASDIILQRYVGDQKEIGVFYYRFPGQQRGQIFAITEKVFPAVVGDGMSTFEQLIDADPRASLISSTYSARFPDLRGRVLPTGKRVRLVEAGNHCQGCIFRDGSHLASEALRDRIDKISRRIPGFFIGRYDIRYSSDEDLLRGETFKIIELNGAASEATNIYDERNSLLTAYKTLYRQWKLVYSIGRKNRDLGHRPPSFIDFLKDWKLYQATSAAYPAAD; translated from the coding sequence ATGTTTCCCCATCTTCCATTCCCGGAGACGCAAACCACCCTTGCGCTGTCGATCTTCCTGTTCACGTTTGCCTATGAAGATGGCGCCACACTGCTCGCTGCGACACTCGGTGCGGCCGGGAAGTTAGACGTGCGATTGGGATTCGTCAGCGCCTTTCTGGGAATCTGGATTGGCGACATGGGACTCTACGCGCTCGGATCGAGTCTGGGCCGTCGAGCCGCTACGGCTCGTTGGTCGCGACGCTTTATCTCGGACGAAACACTCGTCCAGGCGGAAGTTTGGTTCAAGAAACGCGGCCCGTTAACCGTTGTCATGAGCCGTTTTTTGCCAGGAAGCCGCCTGCCCCTCTACGTGACGGCGGGCATTCTCAAACTGCCGGCGCGATTGTTCAGCATCATCACTGGCATCTGCGCAGCGATCTGGGTAGCCGCGATCTTTGGTGTCTGGCACTACGCACCGCGACTCCCGTGGCTAACTGGACGAAAAGCGCCCGGATTGCTCATCGCAGCGTTTCTTTTGGCTCCGGCCTTTCTCAGCAGAGGGCCAGCCCTTCTCAAGCGCGTGGGTTTGTTGATCAGGAAATATCAACGCTGGGAATTTTGGCCCGCGTGGATGTTCTATCCCCCGGTAGCAGCGATGTGTGTGTGGTTGGGACTTCGGTATCGCGGATTCTCGCTGCCGACCGTCGCGAACCCCGCATTTCGCAACGGAGGTGTCGTTGGCGAATCGAAAATTGAAATCCTGCAGGCCCTGATGCAAGTTGCACCGGAAGCTGTCGCGGACGGCTGTCTCATCGCCGCCGGTAATGTTGCCCAGCGCCGAGAGGCGGTAGATCGCTTGCGATCAGAGCAGCGGATTGGCTATCCGTTTGTCCTCAAGCCGAACGTCGGACAACGCGGGGCAGGCTTCAAGCTGATGAACTGCGCCGCTGATGTCGATTCATATCTGACACAGGTCGCGTCGGACATCATCCTGCAGCGTTATGTCGGTGACCAGAAAGAGATCGGCGTTTTCTACTATCGCTTCCCCGGACAACAGCGTGGCCAGATTTTTGCAATCACCGAGAAAGTTTTCCCGGCAGTGGTCGGCGACGGTATGAGTACGTTCGAACAGCTGATCGACGCCGATCCCCGCGCATCGTTGATTTCCAGCACTTACAGCGCCCGATTTCCCGATCTCCGCGGACGCGTGTTACCAACTGGAAAGCGAGTGCGCCTGGTGGAAGCCGGCAATCACTGCCAGGGCTGCATCTTTCGGGATGGCAGCCATCTCGCATCGGAGGCGCTGCGCGACCGTATCGATAAGATTTCACGGAGGATTCCGGGATTCTTCATCGGTCGATATGACATCCGCTACTCCAGCGACGAGGACCTGCTGCGCGGTGAGACCTTCAAGATCATCGAACTGAACGGCGCAGCGTCTGAAGCGACGAATATCTACGATGAACGGAATTCGTTGCTGACGGCCTACAAGACCCTCTATCGCCAATGGAAACTGGTCTATAGCATCGGCCGGAAGAATCGCGACTTGGGGCACCGGCCGCCATCATTCATTGATTTTCTGAAAGACTGGAAGTTGTATCAGGCAACATCTGCGGCATATCCAGCAGCGGATTAG
- a CDS encoding DoxX family protein yields MILGWVCRIIAAVILLQTLFFKFTAAPESVYIFTKLGEFLHGYLSFVPVAFAEQWGRIGSGMLELIAAILLLTPRFAWAGSLLAIAATTGAIVSHLTFLGIEVQGDKGLLFALAVTVVVTSAVALYLHRKQIPVLGERF; encoded by the coding sequence CTGATTCTGGGCTGGGTCTGCCGGATCATCGCCGCCGTGATTCTTTTGCAGACGCTCTTCTTCAAATTCACGGCTGCGCCGGAATCGGTCTACATCTTCACCAAGCTCGGAGAATTTCTGCACGGCTATCTATCGTTCGTGCCCGTGGCATTTGCCGAGCAGTGGGGACGGATCGGGTCGGGCATGTTGGAACTGATCGCCGCGATCCTGTTGCTGACGCCGCGCTTCGCTTGGGCAGGATCGTTGCTCGCCATCGCGGCCACGACCGGCGCAATCGTCAGTCACCTGACGTTCCTTGGCATCGAGGTGCAGGGAGACAAGGGACTGCTGTTCGCACTAGCAGTCACCGTGGTTGTAACCTCAGCAGTCGCGCTCTACCTGCATCGCAAACAGATTCCCGTACTCGGGGAGCGGTTCTGA
- a CDS encoding ferric reductase-like transmembrane domain-containing protein, with the protein MSVQYGAIGWNRQKKIYDVVLGSLLVIYLALFVGVGALVNPNATAETLLIRAFGTSAFLLLNIVLCIGPLARLDRRFLPLLYNRRHLGVTTFLMSLAHGGFALFQFHALGNLNPLLSLLVSNPRYGSVADFPFQALGFVALLILFLMAATSHDFWLRNLSAPTWKRLHMMVYVAYALLVAHIVLGALQSEASSILASVLVVGVAIVLSLHLAAALREKTIDRAKLHATEEGFVEVCPVDRISEKCATMVSVSGERVAVFRYEGKVSAISNVCQHQNGPLGEGRIIDGCVTCPWHGYQYRPETGAAPAPFKEKVPTFLVKVIEGTVFVHPKPNAPGTYVEPAQVECREEQTR; encoded by the coding sequence ATGAGCGTCCAATACGGAGCGATCGGCTGGAACCGTCAGAAAAAAATCTACGACGTCGTTCTCGGTTCGCTTCTGGTTATCTACCTCGCACTATTTGTGGGCGTCGGAGCGTTGGTGAATCCAAATGCGACAGCCGAGACGCTTCTGATCCGGGCGTTCGGCACGAGCGCGTTCCTCTTATTGAATATCGTGTTGTGTATCGGTCCATTGGCGCGGCTGGATCGTCGATTCCTGCCGTTGCTGTACAACCGGCGTCATCTGGGTGTCACGACATTCCTGATGAGTCTGGCGCATGGCGGCTTTGCACTTTTCCAATTTCATGCCCTGGGAAATCTGAATCCATTGCTCAGCTTGCTCGTCAGCAATCCGCGCTATGGAAGCGTCGCAGATTTTCCCTTTCAGGCGCTGGGCTTTGTCGCGCTTCTCATTCTCTTTTTGATGGCTGCAACTAGCCATGACTTCTGGCTGCGTAACCTTTCCGCTCCTACCTGGAAACGGCTCCACATGATGGTGTACGTTGCCTACGCCTTGTTGGTCGCGCATATTGTGCTGGGCGCGCTTCAGTCAGAAGCCAGCTCGATTCTCGCGAGCGTGTTGGTTGTTGGTGTGGCCATCGTGCTTTCGCTTCATCTCGCCGCAGCACTTCGTGAAAAGACGATCGACCGCGCAAAATTGCACGCTACCGAAGAAGGTTTCGTGGAGGTGTGCCCCGTCGATCGCATCTCGGAAAAGTGCGCGACCATGGTCTCTGTTTCGGGTGAACGGGTAGCCGTCTTTCGTTATGAAGGCAAGGTGTCGGCTATATCGAACGTCTGCCAGCATCAGAACGGACCGCTTGGTGAGGGCAGAATCATCGACGGGTGCGTCACCTGTCCCTGGCATGGCTATCAATATCGGCCTGAGACAGGCGCCGCGCCTGCTCCGTTCAAAGAAAAAGTCCCGACATTTTTGGTTAAGGTGATCGAAGGAACGGTCTTCGTTCATCCGAAACCCAATGCACCCGGAACTTATGTCGAGCCAGCGCAGGTCGAGTGCCGTGAGGAGCAGACGCGATGA
- a CDS encoding molecular chaperone TorD family protein produces the protein MIATDENAVTSIDWQQNDLYRFFALVFASPTFECFNFLGQPSVPMTLCDLWKRLECEGEFPGFEWFASYELYESAYITLFDVGVPEPPVPLFESAHDKTHPAQEIALENTYFYEVLGLKSDPSCAVPDYLVTQLEFLAALRYTYENASDEATAVSLARAETEFLERHLLNWVPTAKTKLDRTGAPGFPVVMALLEQFLGHRHEGRAC, from the coding sequence ATGATCGCTACTGACGAGAACGCTGTCACCTCGATCGACTGGCAGCAGAACGACCTCTATCGATTTTTTGCGCTGGTCTTTGCGTCCCCCACGTTCGAGTGCTTCAATTTCCTGGGGCAGCCTTCCGTTCCGATGACGCTCTGTGATCTGTGGAAGCGCTTGGAATGTGAGGGTGAGTTCCCCGGTTTTGAATGGTTCGCTAGCTACGAACTCTACGAGTCCGCATATATCACTCTGTTCGACGTTGGCGTACCCGAGCCGCCGGTGCCTCTCTTCGAGTCAGCGCACGACAAAACTCATCCCGCGCAAGAAATTGCTTTAGAGAATACCTACTTCTACGAGGTTCTCGGCCTCAAGTCGGACCCAAGCTGTGCTGTCCCTGACTACCTTGTCACTCAGTTGGAGTTCCTCGCTGCTCTTCGTTACACCTACGAAAACGCATCGGACGAAGCCACCGCCGTTTCGCTCGCTAGAGCCGAGACTGAATTCCTGGAGCGCCACCTATTGAACTGGGTTCCCACGGCAAAGACCAAGCTGGACCGAACAGGCGCACCCGGCTTTCCCGTAGTGATGGCGTTGCTGGAACAGTTCCTGGGCCACAGACACGAGGGTCGGGCGTGCTAG
- a CDS encoding 4Fe-4S dicluster domain-containing protein, protein MSKHQYAMVMDLNKCLGCQTCTIACKKLWTDRDGTGYMYWNNVETRPGLGYPRQWDRIGGGWKDGLLQPSPLPTMDDYGHAWEYNYEQRLYEGKKQPVMPSPEPESGVNWDEDVGSMNEDENYFFYLPRICNHCTHPACLEACPRKAIYKRDEDGIVVIDQERCQGYRYCIKACPYKKIYFNEVTGKSEKCIFCYPRLEKGQVNACAAQCPGRLRFVGILDDPESPVHKLVLVHKIALPLFPEKGTQPNVFYVPPFNPPKRDNYGKSIQEDPRVPLDYLIYLFGPEVKDVIVRLEAELKKTQEGGRSEALQLLIGRDAETRYRVRPQLVQIQL, encoded by the coding sequence ATGTCAAAACACCAATATGCGATGGTGATGGACCTGAACAAATGTCTGGGCTGCCAGACTTGCACGATCGCGTGCAAGAAACTCTGGACCGACCGCGACGGCACCGGCTACATGTACTGGAACAATGTCGAGACCCGTCCCGGCCTTGGCTATCCGCGCCAGTGGGACCGTATCGGCGGCGGATGGAAAGATGGCTTGCTCCAGCCCAGCCCGCTGCCCACCATGGACGACTACGGCCACGCCTGGGAATACAACTACGAACAGCGTCTGTATGAAGGCAAGAAGCAGCCAGTCATGCCCTCGCCCGAGCCGGAGTCCGGCGTCAACTGGGACGAAGATGTGGGCAGCATGAATGAAGACGAGAACTACTTCTTCTATTTGCCGCGTATCTGTAACCACTGCACGCACCCTGCGTGTTTGGAGGCGTGTCCGCGCAAGGCTATTTACAAACGCGACGAAGACGGCATCGTGGTGATTGACCAGGAGCGCTGCCAGGGTTATCGCTACTGCATCAAGGCGTGCCCCTATAAGAAGATCTACTTCAACGAGGTCACTGGGAAATCGGAGAAATGCATCTTCTGCTATCCGCGGCTTGAGAAAGGCCAAGTGAACGCCTGCGCCGCGCAGTGTCCGGGCCGATTGCGCTTCGTTGGCATACTCGACGATCCCGAGTCTCCTGTGCACAAGCTGGTTTTGGTACACAAGATCGCTCTGCCTCTCTTCCCGGAGAAGGGAACGCAGCCCAACGTCTTCTACGTTCCGCCATTCAATCCGCCAAAACGCGACAACTACGGCAAGAGCATTCAGGAGGACCCGCGGGTGCCGCTCGATTACCTTATCTACCTCTTCGGGCCGGAGGTGAAAGATGTGATTGTGCGCCTGGAGGCGGAGCTCAAGAAAACCCAGGAGGGCGGGCGCAGTGAGGCACTGCAACTGCTGATCGGCCGCGATGCCGAGACGCGGTACCGCGTGCGGCCCCAGTTGGTGCAGATCCAGCTGTAG
- a CDS encoding molybdopterin-dependent oxidoreductase → MSDNNEPKKPFSRRSFIRTAAITAATLALPGCSRKEKPVLSTLTGDFDPLRSYPYRGWEDFYRKIWTWDKVVRSTHSANCTGSCSWKVYVRNGVMVREEQAADYPRINADLPDYNPRGCQKGGCFTEYVYSPQRLRYPLIRTGERGEGKWRRATWDEALTMVAENLLDNIYNHGPDTNSFFSVIPAMSPVSFCAGSRLAHYIGGVFLSFYDWYCDLPPGEPLTWGVQTESCECADWFNSKYIVLWGSNISQTRIPDAHFAYEARYNGAKLVCISPDYNSSAIHADLYFRINPGTDGILALGVAKLLIDQNLIDAPYVKEQTDMPLLVLPGTNRFLRESDLKKGGKDDIFYFWDTKQQKAVPTPGSMGSDQKTIQLNGADPALTGTFHVQLADGKTAEVTTVFELLKKEIAGYTVDEVAARTGLPAHEIELFARDLGTRKPAMIIHGAGTNHWFHNDLTNRSFILLVALTGNTGKNGGGFNHYVGQERLWPEQGFFKLAFPETRKKQRFQNTTLWSYVHSSNKDPHLYNGKPIEWYIQESVKNGWMPLWPKNGKKPRAFIVWRANYLNQAKGNEIIESSLWKDLDLIVDINYRMDTTALYSDVVLPAASYYEKVDINSTDCHSYIHPFGKACEPLFESKTDWDIFRALAEKMAEVATKKGLKPFHDEAFDWNRDFTQLAHDWTGKGKIQSDEQAVDFILGNAEETKGMTYKQLQEKPKRFIATDPESWNSDIEDGIAYTPFKHQLEKKRPWRTLTGRQQFYIDHPWYIELGEQLPTFKEPVAEKYPLYWNTPHGRWSIHSTWRDHRAMLRLQRGGPIVYMHPDDARKRGLQDNDWVRIHNEVGHCVCRLQILPGEKPGRVTMYHGWEKYLGFKEGGWQSLTYIKIKPTQLIGKYGHVNFRLNYWGPTGNNRDIKVDVEKAKV, encoded by the coding sequence ATGAGCGATAACAACGAACCTAAGAAGCCCTTCTCGCGACGCAGTTTTATACGAACTGCCGCAATAACGGCTGCTACTCTCGCCCTCCCCGGTTGCTCGCGTAAAGAGAAACCGGTGTTGAGCACGCTAACGGGAGACTTTGATCCGCTGCGCAGTTATCCCTATCGCGGATGGGAGGACTTCTACCGCAAGATCTGGACGTGGGACAAAGTCGTCCGTTCCACACATTCGGCCAACTGCACCGGCTCCTGCTCCTGGAAGGTGTACGTGCGCAACGGCGTGATGGTCCGCGAGGAGCAGGCGGCCGACTATCCGCGTATCAATGCGGATCTTCCGGATTACAATCCGCGCGGATGCCAGAAGGGTGGATGCTTTACCGAATACGTATACAGCCCGCAGCGCCTGCGCTATCCGTTGATCCGCACAGGCGAAAGGGGAGAAGGCAAGTGGCGCCGCGCTACCTGGGACGAGGCGCTCACCATGGTTGCCGAAAACCTGCTCGACAATATTTACAACCATGGCCCAGATACAAATTCCTTCTTCAGTGTCATCCCCGCTATGAGTCCGGTCAGCTTTTGCGCAGGCTCGCGGCTTGCCCACTACATTGGCGGCGTTTTCCTTTCCTTCTACGACTGGTACTGTGACCTGCCCCCGGGTGAGCCGCTGACCTGGGGTGTTCAGACCGAGTCCTGCGAATGCGCTGACTGGTTCAACTCGAAATACATCGTGCTTTGGGGATCGAACATCTCGCAGACGCGCATCCCCGACGCCCACTTCGCCTACGAGGCTCGCTATAACGGCGCTAAGCTCGTCTGCATTTCTCCGGACTACAACTCCAGCGCCATTCATGCCGATCTTTACTTCCGGATCAACCCTGGCACCGACGGCATTCTCGCGCTCGGCGTCGCCAAGCTGCTGATCGATCAGAACCTCATCGACGCGCCGTATGTGAAAGAACAAACGGACATGCCACTGCTTGTGCTTCCGGGCACGAACCGCTTTCTGCGCGAGTCTGATCTCAAGAAAGGTGGCAAGGACGACATTTTCTACTTCTGGGATACGAAGCAGCAGAAGGCAGTGCCAACGCCCGGTTCCATGGGATCGGATCAGAAGACCATCCAACTCAACGGTGCCGATCCCGCGCTGACCGGCACGTTCCACGTGCAGCTCGCCGATGGCAAGACCGCTGAAGTCACCACCGTATTCGAACTCCTGAAGAAAGAAATTGCCGGATACACGGTGGATGAAGTCGCCGCACGAACCGGTCTGCCCGCCCACGAGATCGAACTCTTCGCCAGAGATCTGGGCACGCGCAAGCCGGCGATGATCATCCACGGTGCCGGCACCAATCACTGGTTCCACAACGATCTGACCAACCGCTCCTTCATCCTGCTGGTTGCTCTCACGGGAAACACCGGCAAAAATGGCGGTGGATTCAATCACTACGTCGGACAGGAGCGCCTCTGGCCCGAGCAAGGCTTCTTTAAGCTCGCCTTTCCCGAAACCCGCAAGAAGCAGCGCTTCCAGAACACCACGCTGTGGAGCTATGTGCACTCCTCGAATAAGGACCCACATCTTTATAACGGCAAGCCGATCGAGTGGTACATCCAGGAATCCGTGAAGAACGGATGGATGCCGCTCTGGCCGAAAAACGGCAAGAAGCCACGCGCCTTCATCGTGTGGCGAGCCAACTACCTGAACCAGGCCAAAGGCAACGAGATCATCGAGTCGTCACTGTGGAAGGACCTCGATCTAATTGTCGACATCAACTACCGCATGGACACGACGGCGCTCTACTCCGACGTCGTGCTGCCCGCGGCCAGCTACTACGAGAAGGTGGACATCAACTCCACCGACTGCCACAGCTACATTCACCCGTTCGGCAAAGCTTGTGAGCCACTGTTTGAAAGCAAGACCGACTGGGACATTTTCCGTGCACTGGCTGAAAAGATGGCTGAGGTTGCAACCAAGAAAGGCCTGAAACCCTTCCACGACGAAGCCTTCGATTGGAACCGCGATTTCACGCAGCTCGCGCACGACTGGACGGGCAAGGGGAAGATCCAGAGTGACGAACAGGCTGTGGACTTCATCCTCGGGAACGCGGAAGAAACGAAGGGAATGACCTACAAGCAACTGCAGGAGAAACCGAAGCGCTTCATCGCGACGGATCCCGAATCGTGGAACAGCGACATTGAAGACGGCATTGCCTATACGCCCTTCAAGCATCAGCTTGAAAAGAAGCGCCCATGGCGAACTTTGACGGGGCGCCAGCAGTTCTACATCGATCATCCCTGGTACATCGAACTGGGCGAGCAACTGCCGACGTTCAAAGAGCCGGTTGCCGAAAAATATCCGCTCTACTGGAACACGCCGCACGGGCGCTGGTCGATCCACTCCACGTGGCGCGATCACCGCGCCATGCTGCGGCTGCAGCGCGGCGGACCTATTGTCTACATGCATCCAGACGACGCGCGCAAGCGCGGCTTACAAGACAACGACTGGGTCCGCATCCACAATGAAGTCGGCCACTGCGTTTGCCGCTTGCAGATCCTGCCCGGCGAAAAGCCCGGCCGCGTCACGATGTATCACGGCTGGGAAAAATACCTTGGGTTCAAGGAGGGCGGATGGCAGTCGCTCACCTACATCAAGATCAAACCGACCCAGCTCATCGGCAAGTACGGCCATGTCAACTTCCGCCTGAACTACTGGGGGCCGACCGGCAACAACCGCGACATCAAGGTGGACGTTGAGAAGGCGAAGGTCTGA